The Clostridium cylindrosporum DSM 605 region GAAAAGAGGAATGGGATCCTTTGTTACAAGTGATATCAATGTAGTTAATAAACTTAAGGAGAATATGGCAAATAATATCGTAGATAATTTTATAAGGGATATGGGGGATATGGGATATAGTAAAGATGATATGATAACTTTTTTAAGAGAAAGGGGATAGCTTTATGTTAGAGCTTAAGGGTGTTACAAAGTCTTATGGAAAAAACAAAGTTCTAAATAATATTAATATGCTTATTGAGCCAAATGAGATAATCGGACTTCTTGCTCCTAATGGTGAAGGAAAAACTACCTTAGTGAAGATAATAATAGGTATGATTAATAGGTTTAAAGGTGAAGTATTACTTAATGGAGAGAGAGTTAATTACAAAAGTAGAAATAAAATAGCATATATGCCTGATAACAATATTATTCCTTCATCATGGAGTGTAGAAGACGCTATAGCATATTATAATAAGTATTTTGATAATTACAATAAACAAAAGACTCTAGGTATTATTAATAAGTTTAATATATCTAGAGATTCTAAGGTAGGGGCATTATCTCTTGGAAATGAAGAGAAATTAAACCTTGCATTAACTCTTGGAGTGGATGCCGATATTTTCATGCTTGATGAACCATTAGCTGCAGTTGATATTATAGCTAGAGAAGAAATATTAAAGGCTATTATTACCGAGTTTAAAGAAGGAAGTAGCATAATTATATCAACACATTTAATTCAAGATATTGAAAAGGTATTTGATAGGGTAATTCTTCTAAAACGAGGATCTATAGTAGAAAATAGATTAGTTGAAGACATAAGAGAATCAGGAAAGTCTGTAGTAGATTTCTATAAAGAGGTGTATAGCTATGGAAATAATGTTTAAGGGAATTAACCAACTAGGAAAAAGAAATATGATTTATTGTGTTATTTTAGCCTTTGTCTTAAATGTAGCTACATTGGTAATTGATAATGAAAACGTAATTGTATATATTACAACTATACTTTTATATTTGAATATAGTTATGATGTTTATATTTTTACATGGATTTTGGAAGACATTTTCTATGGAAAGCATATATGTTCACATATTACCAATAAGTAAAAGGAGAATTTTTATTAATATTTTTCTTCATTGGTTAACATGCTACACGTTAGTATGGATAATAAACATAGTATTTACTTTTGCTAAAGTAGGTATAAATACTGTTAGATCTAATACAACTA contains the following coding sequences:
- a CDS encoding ABC transporter ATP-binding protein, yielding MLELKGVTKSYGKNKVLNNINMLIEPNEIIGLLAPNGEGKTTLVKIIIGMINRFKGEVLLNGERVNYKSRNKIAYMPDNNIIPSSWSVEDAIAYYNKYFDNYNKQKTLGIINKFNISRDSKVGALSLGNEEKLNLALTLGVDADIFMLDEPLAAVDIIAREEILKAIITEFKEGSSIIISTHLIQDIEKVFDRVILLKRGSIVENRLVEDIRESGKSVVDFYKEVYSYGNNV